A single genomic interval of Panthera uncia isolate 11264 chromosome A1 unlocalized genomic scaffold, Puncia_PCG_1.0 HiC_scaffold_17, whole genome shotgun sequence harbors:
- the VDAC1 gene encoding voltage-dependent anion-selective channel protein 1 produces the protein MAVPPTYADLGKCARDVFTKGYGFGLIKLDLKTKSENGLEFTSSGSANTETTKVTGSLETKYRWTEYGLTFTEKWNTDNTLGTEITVEDQLARGLKLTFDSSFSPNTGKKNAKIKTGYKREHINLGCDVDFDIAGPSIRGALVLGYEGWLAGYQMNFETAKSRVTQSNFAVGYKTDEFQLHTNVNDGTEFGGSIYQKVNKKLETAVNLAWTAGNSNTRFGIAAKYQIDPDACFSAKVNNSSLIGLGYTQTLKPGIKLTLSALLDGKNVNAGGHKLGLGLEFQA, from the exons ATGGCTGTACCTCCCACGTATGCTGATCTTGGCAAATGTGCCAGGGATGTCTTCACCAAGGGTTATG GATTTGGCTTAATCAAACTCGATTTGAAGACAAAATCTGAGAATGGACTG GAATTTACGAGCTCAGGTTCTGCCAACACTGAGACCACCAAAGTGACGGGCAGTCTGGAAACCAAGTACAGATGGACTGAATATGGTCTGACGTTTACGGAGAaatggaacactgacaacacatTAGGCACAGAGATTACTGTGGAGGATCAG cTTGCACGTGGACTGAAGCTGACCTTTGATTCATCCTTCTCACCAAACACAGG gaaaaaaaatgctaaaatcaaGACAGGGTATAAGCGGGAGCACATCAACCTGGGCTGTGATGTGGATTTCGACATCGCCGGCCCTTCGATCCGGGGCGCTCTGGTGCTGGGTTAtgagggctggctggctggctacCAGATGAATTTTGAGACTGCAAAGTCTCGAGTGACCCAGAGCAACTTTGCAGTTGGCTACAAGACTGACGAATTCCAGCTCCACACTAATGT AAACGATGGGACAGAGTTTGGTGGCTCCATTTATCAGAAGGTGAACAAGAAGTTAGAGACCGCCGTTAATCTGGCCTGGACAGCAGGAAATAGTAACACTCGCTTTGGAATAGCGGCCAAGTATCAGATTGATCCTGACGCCTGCTTCTCG GCTAAAGTGAACAACTCCAGCCTGATAGGTTTAGGATACACTCAGACCCTAAAGCCAG GTATCAAACTGACGCTCTCAGCTTTGCTGGATGGCAAGAATGTCAATGCTGGTGGCCACAAGCTTGGTCTAGGACTGGAATTTCAGGCATAA